The Vigna unguiculata cultivar IT97K-499-35 chromosome 6, ASM411807v1, whole genome shotgun sequence genome contains a region encoding:
- the LOC114186583 gene encoding uncharacterized protein LOC114186583 codes for MMMMSGSRGRLEMLVKNRLMSFLIWQSISSSIVFLHFLCLPLSSPHYPFFSFIVFLSSHLLFSPTLSFLSSPHPRPRLPLSLLFATAAAFSAALSLPAAAHPSSPLPRLAFRGFLIGSLFASHYLFQRRWLLHFPIIQRPPFFSFKMGVPSAARQAFKLSVLAFFISGVLLELLPHPFKYAVATTRFFVEQITSFAATFAIFFSWELTHHLHWVLHTKRAIFAPPKGSAAAETNPSEHLLSALEETNPTSLPRYLAHLDLYMVCENNVDTWRRAGFFEETGETYKRVVAVCLKPLEHLATKLGEGSGSSVDKATQLSNQLLSPTDPRSDLKYVEELYNFQLYAWCSRSVASLTACSRKEDKFGVAQLSGSNAAVVSTLLSCLLAVENFMGKKTNLQPPNQLLGAAGIKWATVNSGRVDVAAGKRRSGPVNSKAYAIADVLKTSIYQIVSAFQDEMSAGAKANLLEKDWITTGKPVFGTREMLIQKLRIFLDFRAT; via the exons ATGATGATGATGTCTGGGAGCAGAGGAAGATTGGAGATGTTGGTGAAGAACCGGTTGATGAGTTTCTTGATCTGGCAATCCATTTCATCATCTATCGTATTCCTCCATTTTCTCTGTCTTCCCTTATCTTCACCTCACTACcctttcttctccttcatcgtCTTCCTCTCCTCCCACCTCCTCTTCTCCCCCACCCTCTCCTTCCTCTCCTCCCCCCACCCCCGCCCCCGCCTCCCCCTCTCCCTCCTTTTCGCCACCGCCGCCGCCTTCTCCGCCGCCCTATCCCTCCCCGCCGCCGCCCACCCCTCCTCCCCTCTCCCCCGATTAGCCTTCCGGGGCTTCCTCATCGGCTCCCTCTTCGCCTCTCATTACCTTTTCCAGCGCCGATGGCTCCTCCACTTCCCCATCATCCAG CGTCCTCCCTTTTTCAGCTTCAAGATGGGTGTTCCTTCCGCTGCTCGACAAGCCTTCAAGCTTTCCGTTCTTGCTTTCTTTATCTCCGGTGTTTTGTTGGAGCTTCTGCCGCATCCGTTTAAGTACGCCGTCGCCACCACAAGATTCTTCGTGGAGCAGATAACCTCTTTTGCTGCCACTTTTGctatcttcttctcttgggAGTTGACTCATCATTTGCATTGG GTTTTGCATACTAAGAGGGCCATATTTGCACCTCCAAAAGGATCGGCGGCAGCAGAAACTAATCCAAGTGAGCATCTCCTTTCAGCTTTGGAGGAGACTAATCCTACATCGCTTCCAAGGTATCTTGCACATCTTGATCTGTATATGGTTTGCGAGAACAATGTTGACACTTGGAGGCGTGCGGGGTTTTTTGAAGAAACCGGTGAAACTTACAAAAGAGTAGTTGCTGTGTGCTTGAAGCCATTGGAACATCTTGCAACTAAATTAGGTGAAGGCTCAGGAAGTTCTGTTGACAAAGCTACTCAATTATCAAACCAGCTGTTGTCCCCAACGGATCCACGGTCCGATTTGAAGTACGTGGAAGAACTGTACAACTTCCAG CTATATGCATGGTGTTCAAGGAGTGTTGCTTCACTGACTGCCTGCTCACGTAAAGAGGACAAGTTTGGGGTGGCTCAGCTTTCCGGGAGTAACGCTGCCGTGGTTTCAACACTTCTATCCTGCCTTCTTGCTGTTGAAAATTTCATGGGAAAGAAAACAAACCTGCAACCACCAAATCAGTTGCTGGGAGCTGCTGGTATCAAATGGGCAACTGTGAATAGCGGAAGGGTAGATGTTGCAGCTGGTAAAAGAAGAAGTGGCCCTGTGAATTCAAAAGCTTATGCTATTGCTGACGTTCTCAAGACTTCAATCTACCAAATAGTCTCTGCATTCCAAGATGAAATGTCCGCTGGTGCTAAAGCAAATCTTCTGGAGAAGGACTGGATCACAACTGGGAAGCCCGTTTTTGGTACTAGGGAGATGCTAATACAAAAATTACgtatttttcttgattttcgAGCTACCTAA
- the LOC114187036 gene encoding BAG family molecular chaperone regulator 2-like, translated as MIRKKPSARENSSSSSTTTTAGEEETEWEMRPGGMLVQKRTVQTDAPARSLRLRIAYGALRYEICVSSMATFGEVKKVLSGETGLQVDEQRVVYRGKERQNGEFLDACGVKDRSKVVLIQDPSSIERRFIQMRINAKIQNAHRAINTVALQLDQLADQVSAIEKSISNGVKVPEVQITTLIEMLMRQAIKLESITAEGDASAQKHLQGKRVQKCVETLDELKVSNARIKPVVVTTKWETFDHIPSSTTWEIFD; from the exons ATGATAAGGAAGAAACCGAGCGCCAGAGAGAATTCGTCGTCGTCGTCGACGACGACAACAGCGGGAGAAGAAGAGACGGAGTGGGAAATGAGACCCGGAGGAATGTTGGTGCAGAAAAGGACTGTGCAAACGGATGCTCCAGCACGCAGTTTGCGCCTTCGAATCGCCTACGGTGCTCTCCGTTACGAGATCTGCGTCAGTTCGATGGCCACTTTCG GGGAAGTGAAGAAGGTGCTGAGTGGGGAAACGGGGTTACAGGTGGATGAACAGAGAGTGGTGTACAGAGGCAAAGAGCGACAAAATGGGGAGTTTTTGGACGCGTGCGGAGTGAAAGACAGATCAAAAGTGGTGTTGATCCAAGACCCTTCCAGCATCGAACGACGCTTCATCCAGATGCGTATCAACGCTAAGATCCAAAACGCGCATCGCGCAATCAACACCGTTGCACTCCAGCTTGATCAGCTTGCAGACCAG GTCTCTGCCATTGAAAAGTCTATTTCCAACGGAGTCAAAGTACCGGAAGTTCAAATTACAACACTAATCGAGATGCTTATGAGACAAGCAATCAAATTAGAAAGCATTACTGCAGAAGGCGATGCTTCTGCACAGAAACATTTGCAG GGAAAGAGAGTGCAAAAATGTGTAGAAACCCTGGATGAACTTAAGGTATCTAATGCCAGAATAAAGCCTGTTGTTGTCACAACCAAGTGGGAGACCTTTGATCATATTCCATCCTCCACCACTTGGGAAATATTCGATTGA
- the LOC114187205 gene encoding protein BREAST CANCER SUSCEPTIBILITY 1 homolog isoform X2, with amino-acid sequence MGDLERMGRELKCPICWSLFDSAVSLTCNHHFCNSCIVKSMKSASACPVCKIPFTRREVRPAPHMDNLVNIYKNMEVASGINIFVTQNVSQAKLSDVEKQCDGNADSGTVEAGGSHKGHVQEKKTRKIKKAKKTVQANMESSGSGLSKPSFPAKKRVLVPQNILSETPMKNLKLGDSLSEINKEKEGVEKVCVIESERPLQNEKSVPVLSPFFWLREEKDGEKSSQPTDEDQFIDGSTPNRPSFSDLKDSDDENTSNIAPFDERQNQISVNLFDSEMFEWTQRPCSPELFSSPSKMQVMDTYEDDENQDELVAALQQDLDANIPSTNPDNMKFENPKGNKAADALPPNVTPLIRSSVDINGKVKSRKRGRKAREKIRHEQIVEPKNSIDGMHVDGHVSLDVTQERALGYKPKSSNLGKVSRRSKRVCLNTSSVPTCTSACTVPDTSGVLSINEMEMVANSCISPCKEENQKHCPLKIAGKSQKIISGKQNMDPTAELAGSDSPLFSLQTNSNVNTSKSNRNIFSRKSKSGSKKSRNTKRSKLSSECTSITRNAEEILPNESVHHCPQVSHLNDTSKEKHRSLSDKAVLRKCESHVKKYQCFFCLSSEESEVSGPMVHYLDGKPVPADYEGGFKVTHCHRNCTEWAPNVYFDGENAINLEAEINRSRRIKCSFCGLKGAALGCYEKSCRRSFHVPCAKWTSLCRWDKQNFVMLCPLHSSSMLPCEDSGSQKRSKKGQGRDGKNHGPSLDTISQTRADHRSYKKIVLCCSALSVQEKDIVSKFESVYKVTVLKNWDSSVTHVIASTDENGACRRTLKVLLGILEGKWILKVEWIKACMKEMNPVGEEHYEINVDIHGIRDGPRLGRLRVLNKQPKLFDGYKFYFMGDFIPSYKGYLQELVVAAGGIILHRKPVSCDQKSMLPDTHSYQTFIVYSLELPDKCKPSETDTICRQRCHDAEVVASSTGSKVVTNTWILNSIAACKVECLAQ; translated from the exons ATGGGAGATTTAGAGAGAATGGGCAGAGAACTCAAATGCCCAATCTG TTGGAGTTTGTTCGATTCCGCAGTTTCGCTTACCTGCAATCATCACTTCTGCAA CTCATGCATCGTCAAGTCCATGAAATCGGCCTCTGCTTGTCCTGTTTGTAAAATCCCGTTCACTCGTCGAG AGGTTCGCCCTGCTCCTCACATGGACAACTTggtcaatatatataaaaatatggaaGTTGCTTCAggaattaatatatttgttaccCAGAATGTATCTCAAGCTAAATTATCAG ATGTGGAAAAACAATGTGATGGTAATGCCGACTCTGGCACGGTGGAAGCTGGTGGATCTCATAAAGGTCATGTGCAAGAGAAGAAAACCCGGAAGATAAAGAAGGCGAAGAAGACAGTCCAAGCCAACATGGAAAGTTCAGGCTCTGGTTTATCAAAACCTTCTTTTCCAGCAAAGAAAAGGGTGCTGGTGCCACAAAATATTCTTTCAGAGACTCCAATGAAAAATTTGAAGCTTGGAGATTCTCTTAGTGAAATTAACAAAGAGAAAGAAGGGGTGGAAAAGGTTTGTGTCATTGAAAGTGAAAGGCCTCTACAAAATGAAAAATCTGTTCCTGTTCTTTCACCTTTCTTTTGGTTGAGAGAGGAAAAGGATGGTGAAAAGTCGAGCCAACCCACTGACGAggatcaatttattgatggatcAACTCCAAATCGTCCTTCATTTAGTGATCTCAAGGACTCGGATGATGAAAACACTTCGAATATCGCCCCATTC GACGAGAGGCAAAATCAAATCTctgttaatttatttgatagTGAGATGTTTGAATGGACACAAAGGCCTTGCTCTCCTGAATTATTTTCAAGTCCCTCTAAAATGCAG GTCATGGATACTTACGAGGATGATGAAAATCAAGATGAATTGGTGGCTGCCTTACAACAAGATCTGGACGCAAATATACCAAGTACTAATCCTGACAACATGAAATTTGAGAATCCCAAAGGAAATAAAGCAGCTGATGCATTACCACCAAATGTAACTCCTCTAATTAGAAGTTCTGTTGATATAAATGGAAAAGTAAAGTCTAGGAAAAGGGGGAGGAAGGCTAGGGAAAAAATTAGGCATGAGCAAATTGTTGaaccaaaaaattcaattgatGGAATGCATGTTGATGGACATGTATCACTAGATGTCACTCAGGAACGAGCATTGGGCTACAAACCCAAATCTTCCAATCTGGGGAAGGTTAGTAGAAGGAGCAAGAGGGTTTGTCTGAATACCAGTTCAGTTCCAACATGTACAAGTGCATGTACAGTCCCTGATACGTCAGGAGTTTTAAGTATTAATGAAATGGAGATGGTTGCAAATTCATGTATTTCGCCATGTAAAGAAGAAAATCAGAAGCATTGTCCTCTGAAGATTGCTGGAAAAAGCCAGAAGATAATATCTGGAAAACAAAATATGGACCCAACCGCAGAGCTTGCTGGTTCTGATTCACCCCTTTTCAGTCTGCAGACAAATAGTAATGTGAATACCTCTAAAAGCAATAGAAACATATTTTCTAGAAAATCTAAGTCTGGCAGTAAAAAGTCGAGAAATACTAAAAGGTCAAAACTTTCTTCTGAATGTACCTCTATTACTAGAAATGCTGAAGAAATTCTACCTAATGAAAGTGTTCATCACTGTCCTCAAGTCAGCCATTTGAACGATACATCAAAAGAGAAACATCGTTCTTTGTCTGATAAAGCAGTTTTAAGGAAATGTGAGAGCCATGTGAAGAAGTATCAATGTTTTTTCTGTCTCTCATCAGAAGAATCAGAG GTTTCTGGCCCTATGGTGCACTATCTTGATGGCAAACCTGTACCTGCAGATTATGAAGGGGGGTTTAAAGTCACACATTGTCACAGGAACTGCACAGAATG GGCCCCCAATGTTTATTTTGACGGTGAAAATGCAATAAATCTTGAAGCTGAGATAAATAGAAGTCGAAGAATTAAATGTAGTTTTTGTGGACTTAAAGGGGCTGCACTTGGTTGTTATGAAAAAAGTTGTCGCAGGAGCTTTCATGTTCCTTGTGCCAAGTGGACTTCTTTATGTCGTTGGGATAAG CAAAACTTTGTCATGTTATGCCCTCTACATTCATCCTCCATGCTGCCCTGTGAAGATTCAGGTTCCCAAAAAAGGAGCAAGAAAGGTCAAGGTAGAGATGGCAAAAACCATGGTCCCAGTCTTGACACTATAAGCCAAACTCGGGCTGATCATAGATCTTACAAGAAAATTGTTCTATGTTGTTCTGCTCTATCCGTACAGGAGAAG GACATTGTTTCCAAATTCGAAAGTGTATATAAAGTTacagttttgaaaaattggGACTCGAGTGTCACCCATGTTATAGCATCAACGGATGAAAATGGGGCATGCAGAAGAACCCTGAAAGTATTGTTGGGTATCCTGGAGGGAAAGTGGATTCTCAAAGTTGAGT GGATCAAAGCTTGCATGAAGGAAATGAATCCTGTTGGTGAGGAGCATTATGAAATTAATGTTGACATCCATGGAATTAGGGATGGTCCTCGTCTTGGACGACTAAGAGTATTGAACAAG CAACCAAAGCTTTTTGATGGCtacaagttttattttatgggAGATTTTATACCTTCATACAAGGGGTATCTGCAAGAACTTGTGGTTGCTGCTGGAGGGATAATTCTGCATAGAAAACCGGTGTCTTGTGACCAAAAGTCAATGTTACCAGATACACATTCATACCAGACCTTCATAGTTTACAGCCTCGAGCTGCCGGATAAATGTAAGCCTTCAGAAACGGATACAATTTGCAGACAAAGGTGTCATGATGCAGAGGTTGTGGCAAGTTCTACAGGCTCTAAGGTTGTAACTAATACATGGATTCTTAATTCAATTGCAGCCTGCAAAGTGGAATGCCTTGCTCAATGA
- the LOC114187205 gene encoding protein BREAST CANCER SUSCEPTIBILITY 1 homolog isoform X1 produces MGDLERMGRELKCPICWSLFDSAVSLTCNHHFCNSCIVKSMKSASACPVCKIPFTRREVRPAPHMDNLVNIYKNMEVASGINIFVTQNVSQAKLSDVEKQCDGNADSGTVEAGGSHKGHVQEKKTRKIKKAKKTVQANMESSGSGLSKPSFPAKKRVLVPQNILSETPMKNLKLGDSLSEINKEKEGVEKVCVIESERPLQNEKSVPVLSPFFWLREEKDGEKSSQPTDEDQFIDGSTPNRPSFSDLKDSDDENTSNIAPFDERQNQISVNLFDSEMFEWTQRPCSPELFSSPSKMQLQVMDTYEDDENQDELVAALQQDLDANIPSTNPDNMKFENPKGNKAADALPPNVTPLIRSSVDINGKVKSRKRGRKAREKIRHEQIVEPKNSIDGMHVDGHVSLDVTQERALGYKPKSSNLGKVSRRSKRVCLNTSSVPTCTSACTVPDTSGVLSINEMEMVANSCISPCKEENQKHCPLKIAGKSQKIISGKQNMDPTAELAGSDSPLFSLQTNSNVNTSKSNRNIFSRKSKSGSKKSRNTKRSKLSSECTSITRNAEEILPNESVHHCPQVSHLNDTSKEKHRSLSDKAVLRKCESHVKKYQCFFCLSSEESEVSGPMVHYLDGKPVPADYEGGFKVTHCHRNCTEWAPNVYFDGENAINLEAEINRSRRIKCSFCGLKGAALGCYEKSCRRSFHVPCAKWTSLCRWDKQNFVMLCPLHSSSMLPCEDSGSQKRSKKGQGRDGKNHGPSLDTISQTRADHRSYKKIVLCCSALSVQEKDIVSKFESVYKVTVLKNWDSSVTHVIASTDENGACRRTLKVLLGILEGKWILKVEWIKACMKEMNPVGEEHYEINVDIHGIRDGPRLGRLRVLNKQPKLFDGYKFYFMGDFIPSYKGYLQELVVAAGGIILHRKPVSCDQKSMLPDTHSYQTFIVYSLELPDKCKPSETDTICRQRCHDAEVVASSTGSKVVTNTWILNSIAACKVECLAQ; encoded by the exons ATGGGAGATTTAGAGAGAATGGGCAGAGAACTCAAATGCCCAATCTG TTGGAGTTTGTTCGATTCCGCAGTTTCGCTTACCTGCAATCATCACTTCTGCAA CTCATGCATCGTCAAGTCCATGAAATCGGCCTCTGCTTGTCCTGTTTGTAAAATCCCGTTCACTCGTCGAG AGGTTCGCCCTGCTCCTCACATGGACAACTTggtcaatatatataaaaatatggaaGTTGCTTCAggaattaatatatttgttaccCAGAATGTATCTCAAGCTAAATTATCAG ATGTGGAAAAACAATGTGATGGTAATGCCGACTCTGGCACGGTGGAAGCTGGTGGATCTCATAAAGGTCATGTGCAAGAGAAGAAAACCCGGAAGATAAAGAAGGCGAAGAAGACAGTCCAAGCCAACATGGAAAGTTCAGGCTCTGGTTTATCAAAACCTTCTTTTCCAGCAAAGAAAAGGGTGCTGGTGCCACAAAATATTCTTTCAGAGACTCCAATGAAAAATTTGAAGCTTGGAGATTCTCTTAGTGAAATTAACAAAGAGAAAGAAGGGGTGGAAAAGGTTTGTGTCATTGAAAGTGAAAGGCCTCTACAAAATGAAAAATCTGTTCCTGTTCTTTCACCTTTCTTTTGGTTGAGAGAGGAAAAGGATGGTGAAAAGTCGAGCCAACCCACTGACGAggatcaatttattgatggatcAACTCCAAATCGTCCTTCATTTAGTGATCTCAAGGACTCGGATGATGAAAACACTTCGAATATCGCCCCATTC GACGAGAGGCAAAATCAAATCTctgttaatttatttgatagTGAGATGTTTGAATGGACACAAAGGCCTTGCTCTCCTGAATTATTTTCAAGTCCCTCTAAAATGCAG CTGCAGGTCATGGATACTTACGAGGATGATGAAAATCAAGATGAATTGGTGGCTGCCTTACAACAAGATCTGGACGCAAATATACCAAGTACTAATCCTGACAACATGAAATTTGAGAATCCCAAAGGAAATAAAGCAGCTGATGCATTACCACCAAATGTAACTCCTCTAATTAGAAGTTCTGTTGATATAAATGGAAAAGTAAAGTCTAGGAAAAGGGGGAGGAAGGCTAGGGAAAAAATTAGGCATGAGCAAATTGTTGaaccaaaaaattcaattgatGGAATGCATGTTGATGGACATGTATCACTAGATGTCACTCAGGAACGAGCATTGGGCTACAAACCCAAATCTTCCAATCTGGGGAAGGTTAGTAGAAGGAGCAAGAGGGTTTGTCTGAATACCAGTTCAGTTCCAACATGTACAAGTGCATGTACAGTCCCTGATACGTCAGGAGTTTTAAGTATTAATGAAATGGAGATGGTTGCAAATTCATGTATTTCGCCATGTAAAGAAGAAAATCAGAAGCATTGTCCTCTGAAGATTGCTGGAAAAAGCCAGAAGATAATATCTGGAAAACAAAATATGGACCCAACCGCAGAGCTTGCTGGTTCTGATTCACCCCTTTTCAGTCTGCAGACAAATAGTAATGTGAATACCTCTAAAAGCAATAGAAACATATTTTCTAGAAAATCTAAGTCTGGCAGTAAAAAGTCGAGAAATACTAAAAGGTCAAAACTTTCTTCTGAATGTACCTCTATTACTAGAAATGCTGAAGAAATTCTACCTAATGAAAGTGTTCATCACTGTCCTCAAGTCAGCCATTTGAACGATACATCAAAAGAGAAACATCGTTCTTTGTCTGATAAAGCAGTTTTAAGGAAATGTGAGAGCCATGTGAAGAAGTATCAATGTTTTTTCTGTCTCTCATCAGAAGAATCAGAG GTTTCTGGCCCTATGGTGCACTATCTTGATGGCAAACCTGTACCTGCAGATTATGAAGGGGGGTTTAAAGTCACACATTGTCACAGGAACTGCACAGAATG GGCCCCCAATGTTTATTTTGACGGTGAAAATGCAATAAATCTTGAAGCTGAGATAAATAGAAGTCGAAGAATTAAATGTAGTTTTTGTGGACTTAAAGGGGCTGCACTTGGTTGTTATGAAAAAAGTTGTCGCAGGAGCTTTCATGTTCCTTGTGCCAAGTGGACTTCTTTATGTCGTTGGGATAAG CAAAACTTTGTCATGTTATGCCCTCTACATTCATCCTCCATGCTGCCCTGTGAAGATTCAGGTTCCCAAAAAAGGAGCAAGAAAGGTCAAGGTAGAGATGGCAAAAACCATGGTCCCAGTCTTGACACTATAAGCCAAACTCGGGCTGATCATAGATCTTACAAGAAAATTGTTCTATGTTGTTCTGCTCTATCCGTACAGGAGAAG GACATTGTTTCCAAATTCGAAAGTGTATATAAAGTTacagttttgaaaaattggGACTCGAGTGTCACCCATGTTATAGCATCAACGGATGAAAATGGGGCATGCAGAAGAACCCTGAAAGTATTGTTGGGTATCCTGGAGGGAAAGTGGATTCTCAAAGTTGAGT GGATCAAAGCTTGCATGAAGGAAATGAATCCTGTTGGTGAGGAGCATTATGAAATTAATGTTGACATCCATGGAATTAGGGATGGTCCTCGTCTTGGACGACTAAGAGTATTGAACAAG CAACCAAAGCTTTTTGATGGCtacaagttttattttatgggAGATTTTATACCTTCATACAAGGGGTATCTGCAAGAACTTGTGGTTGCTGCTGGAGGGATAATTCTGCATAGAAAACCGGTGTCTTGTGACCAAAAGTCAATGTTACCAGATACACATTCATACCAGACCTTCATAGTTTACAGCCTCGAGCTGCCGGATAAATGTAAGCCTTCAGAAACGGATACAATTTGCAGACAAAGGTGTCATGATGCAGAGGTTGTGGCAAGTTCTACAGGCTCTAAGGTTGTAACTAATACATGGATTCTTAATTCAATTGCAGCCTGCAAAGTGGAATGCCTTGCTCAATGA
- the LOC114188107 gene encoding pentatricopeptide repeat-containing protein At3g25210, mitochondrial codes for MAIIPKRLCTLRVAAYSLSPFTRPQTFLPLTRLLLHARPSSTQPSRTPSEKQFETWVQALKSGFTPSDVAQALQAQSDPDLALDIFRWTAQQRNYKHTSETYLLIIKHLIAGRRYRHAETLIEEVIAGACHDVSVPLYNSIIRFCCGRKFLFNRAFDVYKKMLNSSDCKPDLETYTLLFNSLLRRFNKLHVCYVYLHAVRSLTKQMKASGVIPDTFVLNMIIKAYAMCLEVDEAVRVFREMGLYGCEPNAYSYGYIAKGLCEKGRVSQGLGFYREMRGKGLVPSTSSYVIIVCSLAMERRLEDAIEVVFDMLGQSRSPDHLTYKTVLEGLCREGRVDDAFELLDEWKKRDASMGEKIYTSLLNELHFSCRK; via the coding sequence ATGGCAATCATCCCCAAACGCCTATGCACTCTCCGCGTCGCCGCTTATTCCCTAAGTCCATTCACGCGGCCACAAACCTTTCTCCCCCTCACGCGCCTCCTACTCCACGCGCGTCCGTCCTCCACCCAGCCATCGAGAACCCCGTCGGAGAAACAATTCGAGACGTGGGTCCAGGCCCTGAAGTCGGGCTTCACCCCCTCTGACGTTGCCCAGGCCCTGCAGGCCCAATCCGACCCGGACCTGGCCCTCGATATCTTCCGCTGGACCGCGCAGCAGCGCAACTACAAGCACACTAGCGAAACCTACCTCCTCATCATCAAACACCTCATCGCCGGCCGCCGCTACCGCCACGCCGAAACCCTAATAGAGGAGGTCATTGCCGGCGCCTGCCACGACGTCTCCGTCCCTCTCTACAACTCTATCATCCGATTCTGCTGCGGTCGCAAATTCCTCTTCAATCGCGCCTTCGATGTCTACAAGAAGATGCTCAATTCCAGCGATTGTAAACCTGACCTCGAAACCTATACCCTTTTGTTCAACTCGCTGCTTCGAAGGTTCAATAAGTTGCATGTTTGTTATGTGTATCTGCACGCAGTTAGGTCTTTGACTAAACAAATGAAGGCTTCTGGTGTTATTCCCGATACCTTTGTGTTGAACATGATCATCAAGGCTTATGCCATGTGCTTGGAGGTAGATGAGGCGGTTCGGGTTTTTCGCGAAATGGGGTTGTATGGCTGTGAGCCTAACGCTTATAGTTATGGCTACATTGCCAAGGGGTTGTGTGAGAAAGGGAGGGTGAGTCAGGGGTTGGGGTTTTATAGGGAGATGAGAGGGAAGGGTCTTGTGCCTAGTACTAGTTCTTACGTGATAATTGTGTGTAGTCTTGCGATGGAGCGCAGGTTGGAGGATGCCATTGAGGTTGTGTTTGATATGTTGGGGCAGTCTAGGTCCCCTGATCATCTCACTTACAAGACTGTTTTGGAAGGGTTGTGTCGGGAGGGAAGGGTCGATGATGCTTTTGAACTGCTTGATGAATGGAAGAAGAGGGATGCTTCCATGGGTGAGAAGATCTACACGAGTTTGTTGAACGAGTTGCATTTTTCGTGCCGGAAGTAG